TTGATGTCCATTAGGTGGGCACCATCATGGATGTCCCTGCACCAGGCCTGCTCTGGTTGCGTTATTGATAATATTAATCAGACCTGTTTCACTcactatacagttgcaagaaaacgactcggatttctgcataaattggtcattaaatgtgttctgatcttcatctaagtcacaacaatagacaaacacagtctgcttaaactaataccacacaaaatttatatgtttgcattgttttattgaacacaacatgttaacattcacggTGCAGGGTGGAAATAGTATGTGAACCCTTGGATTTAATagctggttgaccctcctttggcagcaataacctcaaccaacgtttcctgtagttgcagatcagacctgcatcAGGAGTGATtctggaccattcttctttacaaagcTGTTtaagttcagcaatattcttgggatatctggtgtgaatcgctctcttgaggtaaTGCCACAGCAGCTAAATTgggttgaggtctggactctCTAGAAGGCATATTTTCTTGTGTTGAAGCCATTCCGTTGTTTATTTACTTCCATGTTTTGGggcgttgtcctgttgcattatCCATCCTCTGatgagcttcagttggcagaggcagcaaagcagccccaaatcataatgccccctccaccatatttggACCACAGTTggaatgaggttttgatgatagtgtgctgtgccttttttctccacagcgTTATGTGTTatttccaaacaactcaattttggtttcatctgtccacagtatattttgccagtagtGATGTGGAATATCTGCAtggtcttttgcaaacttcaaatgtgcagcaatgtttttttttggacagcagtggctttctctgtggtgtcctcccatgaactccctTCTTGTTCAacattttccttattgtagatttgtcatcAAAAATATTAGCATATgcaagtctttagctgacactataggattcttcctcacctcattaatCATTCtacgctgtgctcttgcagtcatctttacaggatgcccacgcctagggagagtagcaacagtgcgtggacacatgaacatcaagacttttagagatacttttgtaaccctatCCAGCtttatgcaagtcaacaattcttgaacataggtcttctgagagctcttttgtgagaGGCATGATTAACCTccagcaatgcttcttaagaacagcaaactcaaaactggtgtgtgtttttatagggcaggacagctttaaaCAACATATCCAATCTCAatacattgattggactccaggttggctgactcctagctccaattagctcttagaaaagtcattagcatAGGGGTtcaaccatgcaaacatatatattttttgtgcggtattagtttaagcagactgtgtttgtctattgttgtgacttagatgaagatcaaaacacatttaatgacaatttatgcagaaatacaagtaatcccaaaggattcacatactttttcttgcaacaattcaccacacacacacatctcgcCAAGTATTTGTTCTGGTTCCTCCCATGCACTTACAAAGCATTTTTCTTGCCTGTGTATGactcttttttttctatatatttactaCAATTTAAGCCTTGCTCACTGATACTGCCTTGTTGTATTTTGACCTGGGCTAGCTTACTACTCTTGGTGTGTTTGCTGACTTTTGTTTTGGTATTTTGGTTTTTACCGTGCCTGGTGTTTACCACGCTTTTGGCTAGTCCCTTTTCAATAatgtctctttattttatttgcactTGTCTAATTCTTGCCTGGCCCTAAAAACACAGACTATGAGCTGGTGTAGGTTTTCTTTTTTACAGAAGAGAAAGAGTCAAGAAACACGCTTAAAGAGGAAGATTGTTTATTTTAAGCAATTGCAGTCTGACCTAAAACTACAGTGAACTGTAAATTGTAGAACTAAtggtaaaatatttataataaataaacaattttatgtaATATCTAATGTAGCCCATTACATTTTTGCAGATTGTGTGGGCTAGGACTAGGTCTGTAGTAGAACCAGAAAGTATTTTGTTATGTGGAATCCCTTCTAACAGTTCAAATTAGAACCTAGACTTAATAGGAAAAAATACACACTGgaacattatataaatataaatttagaaatatataaatactacTGAATTAATTTTTAGTTTGTTCTTGGATGTATAAATAGTAAGTGTGTAATTTATATTTAGATGCTGTTTTCACAGCTACCGTTGTATTTTTGCCACAATAGagggaaatgcaaaaaaaagtgtaCGTTAAGTAGGTGAACATTTTTGTCTCAACTTTTGTTAGCTAATTTCCATCACTGAGAGGGCCCACAACTGCATTACACAGCTTAGCATAATCTCATTTTCACAACTTTTAACTCTGAAATAGTAGTTTTATAACCACAGATAGTGTTATATCTACAGTGTTTGTCCTCCCCATGACACACAAGGCCTACTCCCCATGACCAGCTATAGCATTCAGCTATATTTATAAGCTGGATGAGGAGCTACATGTGTGATATTCTCCCAAAGTAGCCATTGTATTAAGACTCAAAACGTTTTTACTTGTGTGTTTGGCATACATAACTTACATACAAAGCTGTAAATCTTTATTTACCACAGTGCTTTAGTAACATGTAAGGATGTGAATGATAATCGCTCAGCATTAAACCCTGTACTTTTTCCAGTTTTCCGATAAAGAATAATAGTACATTGCTTAGTTTAATACTGCCATTGCATTCAAACATTTCCCTAACATACCATATTTATGTTTCTGACTGCATGGTCTGATCTCTCAAAAATATTCTGGCAGTTTGACACTTGTATTTCAAGGAGTGTATAATTAAACATAATTTGGCATTTTTACTCCCAGGTCAAAATATATTTTGGCTAaaatgaaaatagaaaaatacagtTTGGATAAAAAATAGTCAGTCATTTAGGACAGGACAAACCCTTTAAAGGGTACAAGTTAGATTTCTCATTCATAATTATGGATTTTGAAACCTAGGTAATTTTTCCTgacagcttaaaaaaaacagtcatttgtaattaccattacattacattgcatttcatTCGGCAGATGCTTTTTCCTgtggtaaaataacaaaaaggcattacaatttaaataaatatactatcaaatcattttaattagatattttcttttgtaaatataaatgtttgagAATTTAAATCTTAAGTGAAAAAGACTTTTACAAGACATCAGGCCTTATTCGGCATTAATTCTAAGGAAGAATTTCTTATTAAAACCCATTTTCTTTTTGAAAACACACAGTTTACTTTGTTTAATCTATTGTCCTAATTGATAAAGGGATCCAACATTATAAGAGCATAGCTGCAAACAATTATGCAGTTGAACAACGTATCACAAATGtgtcaaattattttattatcagaACTTTTGTATGTTGGTTGTTGACGCCCATTCAGGTTTTAATTTTGTAATTGacaattattttatgtaaaatgcaTACCATCTTATGATAAAgtctaaaaggtaaaacatttttatgttttcagtGTGATAACAGATTCATTCTTGAAGATCCTGTCTGAAATATTTGCCCTGATAAAATAATCCTAAAGGCTTTTCTAAACCACTTGTAGAAGAAAGCATACACAATTGGGTTGCAAGTAGAATTCATAAGTCCaatccatgcaaacatatcaatCAAAACTGGTGGAAATGAGTAAGCAGTGAAAGGTTTGATTATATAACAGACAAAAAATGGTGTCCAAAGGGAAAGAAATACTCCCAAAATCACAGCCAGAGTTTTGGTGGCTTTTCTCTCTTCTTTGTTTAACAtcgattttatattgtttttacattttaagtgcTGAATAGATTTTACTTGATTTTGCGCAATGCGGAATATCTTTACATATATATTGAgcatcacaacacctggcaaataaaaagaaagaactgCTGAAGCAATAGTTGCAGCTGGACTTTCAAACAACACACAACCTCCTTCACATGCAACATTTTCATAGTAAAACTCTTCAATACCTAGAATATTCAGCTCCAGGAATATTATTCCAAATCCGGCTATAATAGAGACACTCCAGCAGATGGAGATCATGACTGCTGTGGAAAAGGGGGTGATTTTACTGTGATACAGCAGGGGATGACACACAGCATAGTATCGGTCAATGGATATTAAAGACAAGTTTATAATTGAAGCAGTGCACAACATGATACTACTACTGTTATAAATTTTACAGAATAAATTACCCAAATACCAGCAAGTTTCCACAGATTGTACCATACATGGAGGCATATAAAATGCACCCAGCAGCAGATCAGTTACAGCCAGAGACAGAACAAGGTAATTAGTTGACAAGTGAAGCTGCTTGAAATGAAAAATGGTTATGATAACAAATAAGTTTCCAAAAACTGTTAAAATCACCACTGAACTGAAGAACAAGTAAAGTGGCACCTTCAAAACCAGTGGATAGACAAACTTCGGACAAGATCCATTTATAAATTCATAGCAAAGAGGAGTGATGTTCACTGTCTGAGCTTGGATTGAGTCCATTGCTGAGTCCTGTTGAGAAGATGTTATGATTTTCAGCAATACATCCTGGAAACATACAAATCTATGaacatattttagatatttttatgcATGGGATGGGTAAAAGAGCTCCCCATCAGATTTCACCTTTAAACTGAACAAGTGATCCAGATATACTCTTCCTACACTGCATATCATAAAATACCGCCCTTTTAACACCATCATCATAGTTATCCCATGGTAATACTCCTAACCGAAATATGTCTTTCAGAGCTAATGTTTCCATTAATTCTCAACtgatttgtttttagttttgcccttttttctttgtttatactGCGTTCTTCTGCTGTCTCTCTGGTTTTGACCCTGATCTGTATCATGACTATGCTCTCTGTTTTTTGTCTTGGAGCTTGTGGACAGTGACCTGACCAGTACAGTAAGACAACAGTCACTTTTGCTGGAGGAGATGTGAAGGTGTTTGGAACATAAAGCTACTTAGTTGTACTGCAAACCTGGAATGGAACTGCCACACTTATACTGTGTAGCCATTCTGGCTACTCAAACTCATGCTGATGTCAAAAGACATTGAAATCTGATTGAACGTTGGTCATGAGGTCAGATGacaaaaaattaaacatcaaCATAATGTCTAATACCAATGTCAATTTGGTCTCCAGTCTCTTACCTACTTCGATTGTGCTGTTGGTGTTGCTCATATAATTTTCTGCTGATGATGTCAAGACTGGGGATACATTGAGTGTGGCAGCCTCTTGGGACGTTCTTTTGGGCTTCCTGTTGCACTAGTTTGGTGTAAATTTTATAATTGTGGGGTCTGCTGGAAGGAGAGTGATCTTCCATTCAAGATTTTCTTGGAAGCCAGGCCAAATCACTTTCCCAAAGTTTCATTTCCTTTGGAAAGGAACTGTAGATGGACTGTAAGACCATTGGGTGGTGTTGGGTTTTTGGCTCCAGTACCAGGTTTTTATTCAGTCTGGAAATGCTCTGCCTGGCAAACATGGTATCAAGATTATAACCAGCTTTCTATCACCCGCTACTTCCACTGCAGCTCTGTTTTTCTTGCTCTTTGATTTAGATTTGACGATTGGCCCATTTTTTTGCTAGCATGACACTTTCATATTTCTCATAACGTTTTTTTCTATGACAGATTGAACTCTGCTTTACCATTCTGGGAAATAATGGTCAAAGCTGGCTTTGGAGGTAAGCGCTGGCCTCTTTTCCTGTTCTGGACCGGTGGGTTACTACCATTTGTTGGACATCTGAGCACCATTTGCCTTTCAGCTCAACTTTTCAAGTGTTTGGTAGAATTCACAAGTGACATTGATAATGCTGCTTGACACAGTGAGAAAGCTTCTACTTtgatcaccaacatttttgagtaATATGTGACTTTGAGAACTAACCATAATTCAATGTCTACACAACATTGGATCTTGATGTCAATCTGATTTTCATTTTCCAGCTTAAATGTAAGGTCTGTCCAACATTCAAATCCAATGTCAAAGTGACCTTGCCTGCTGGGGAGGCTGTTGTAATTTTCTATGCTGTTGTTATCTAGGGCAACAATATCAACAAAATTAATTTGAACAAATTGAAAAGAGCCTGCCACTGTTGTAAAAATCAATCTGGACCCTTTGAGTTGGTAGCCATCTTGAACAACACCTCTCACCAGCTGCACACTACACTGGTATATTATTATTCCTTCAGTGGCAAACTGCTCTCATACAATATCATTCCTAACAACTGTTATGAGGCTCTACAATGAGTCTGATTACTGTAGAGGCAGATTGCTCTGTACAACAGATAGCTAGAGCTAGTTGTTAAAATTGTGGATTCTGGTGGTCAAAGTTTGAAAATGAGGTGGAAGTAATTATTGTAAGAAtatggaggagttttgccttactatgttcattgttcagtgtttaaagggttaatctgtgtgtaaataAATCAGCATTTTACTTAATCaatatgttattcaagcatttagcattaTATCTGATGATTCAAGTATATTGTGTCTTTGTGCTTAACGCacaaggctgttttttttttttgcaactcaGCATGATTTATTTCACAGGTGTCCAGAGATACTGTGGTTTTGTTCCCAGCGGAGACAAGACTTTTGTACATGTGTGAAGATCCGGTGTGGGGTGAAGCGACTTCCCACACACACGATTGGACTAAGGCCCCAGGTCCTTGTCTGTACTTATTAGCCTGGACTGTTTAGTGAGGAGTTGAGTTGGGCAGGGGTGAGCTTCTCCCTGGTTGCACTAGAGAGCGGGAAGTCCTGGTCagacagccgagaactctggaaacctcAACTTtctctcacctttggggttttcctcttattttcacctttttaatttcaattcatttttaataatttttttacttatttttgatgtatccaaaaaaactgttttgctcagaagattctttgaataaaatctgacggaactacaatttttggactggatctccttttcttcttcatGACGTATCACGCCAGATACATCagaattcgaacagtagatcagtAATCTTTCATTATATTCAGTCATACTGTGAATTTAAATGCTAGAGCAGTGTTCCTCAACCCTTATCCTGGAAGCACAACCATTAACAGCCCTTGCCCTCCACACTCCCTAAGAACCTCCATAACAACTCATTAAACCCCTGCTCCTTTTGTCTGCTGAGCATATCTTCAATTTGATCAGGTAACCTCAGAACATACAACTTAACTACTAAGATGGGACACTATTTCTATgcttcaataattatttaattgacATGCTCAATGTGCTTATTGCACCTTATTTATCTTTTTGGATGTTTTTATTGTCATAAAAAAACTTGCTTATGTTCATAACTATAGagtcattttaattttatttttaatcagtaATTTATGTCAGGACAAATAATAATTGCCACATATAAATAAAGCACAGATCCCAGCCACAACATAATTAAATGTGGTGGTTTTCATGTTCAAAAATATCTCGGCCACAGTCAATGTTTGCTTGTTCAGATAGAAACAAGGagatttaataacatttttataactgttatgaaataaataatattataactgtttttttttttgggagaaattGACAAATTCTACCCCTAATGAAAAAGAGATTACTAACATGCTTCAGATGATTTTTGTAAAATCCATAAAATcttaacttactgtaaataagtgtttttaaatAACCAAGCATAAACTCATGCAGTATATTTTctgttcaaataatatttttgctAAAGTAAATCTCTAAATACCCCAATCTATCCCTTTACAATAAATTTTAACTAGATTTTTGCTACATGATTTTGTTAGCTGGGCAAGCTTTGTGTGCACAGCACAAGTGTTTGGTCAGTTCAGCTCATTCACAACACACTTACAAGcagtttaaataaatatgttgcaaACCATTTATGCTTTTGCAAAATGCTATGCTTGATGTACATTATCTGTGTATACCTGTTCTCTCTTTGTTGTGATAAACCATAAATATATGgtaccaaaaaacaaacaatttttacagcaataaagaaaataatatataatatataaataactgttttttttttttttttttggagttcaGAAACAAATAAAGTTAAACCAAATGTGTGGTGCGTTCAATGGGTCTTCtatatgaaatgtatatattctaCAAGATATTTGCTTAAGCAGGATTTTTCCTCACAGGTACACATTTCCTCTAAGAAGGAAAAAATACCTTATCAATTTGTATGTTTGTAATTACCAGCATTATTACAAGTAACACCCTTTAAAGTCCACaccaaacaacagaaaaaaatcatGTCCAAAATGACAAATACGctatttttatttgttgatttttttttagtttatgtttacaaaaaaaaaaattataggccTTCAGCTATAATAACTACAGATCTATCAAGTCTGTGAAATTAACACATTATATAAGTCGCCAACAGATAATATACTTTACAAATATTAACAAAGGCGAAGGAGTACAGTATATCTCTGTTCAGTTGACATGTacctttttgcatgctttttgcAAGAAGAATGTGCAGTGTTTTAAGTGAAGTTTTCTTTAATTTCACGCAATTAGCTTAATTAGGCTTAATTTTTCAGTTTGAAAACAGATTCATTCTTGAAGACCCGGGCTGAAATATTTTACCCGATAAAATGATCCGGAATGCTTTTCTAAACCACTTGTAGAAGAAAGCATAAACAATAGGATTACAAGTAGAATTCATAATTCCAATCCAAGCAAGTGTGTCAAACACTACTGGAGGAACTGAGTATGCAACAAAAGGTTTGGTGATATAACAGACAAAAAACGGTGTCCAAAGTGAGAGAAATACACCCAAAATCACAGCCAGAGTTTTGGTGGCTTTTCTCTGCTCtttgtttaacattgtttttatattgttttttgtacattttgcgTCCTGAATAGACTTTGCTTGCTTTTGAGCAACACggaatattttcatatatatactgAGCATCACGACACCTGGGAAATAAAAGGAAAGAATAGCTGAAGCAATAGTTGCTGGTGGACTTTCAAACATCACACAGCCTCCTTCACACGCAATATTCTCATAGTAAAACTCCTCAACACCCAGAATATTTAGCTCTAGAAATATTATTCCAAACCCAGCTGCAGCCGAAACACTCCAGCAGATGATAATCATGATCACTGTGACTAAAGGGGTGATTTTACTGTGATACAGCAGGGGATGACACACAGCATAATATCTGTCAATAGATATAAAAGACAGGTTTATAATGGAAGCAGTGGACAACATAATGGCAAGGCTGCTGTGTACTTTACACAATAAAGTGCCAAAATACCAGCAGCTCTCCACAAAGTGTAGCATGTTAGGAGGCATAAAAAATCCACCCAGGAGCAGATCAGTTACTGCCAGAGACAGAACAAGATAATTAGTTGGCATGTGCAGCTGCTTAAAATGAACAATAGTTATGATGACAAAAAGGTTTCCAAAAATGGTTAAAATCACCACCGAACCAAAGAACAAGTAAAGTAACACTCTCAAAAACATTGGATAGACAACCTTCGGGCAAGATCCATTTACAAATTCATAGCACAGAGGAGTGATGTCTATCTGCGTGTGGCTTGAGTTCATGCTGAAGTCCAGattctagtattttttttctgtaatacaacctgaaaacatattaaaatgataaaatagttgattcacaaaaaaaattgttaataTTTATCAATTATTTCTTACTCGTACACATTACTCATAtagacatacatatacacattacTTACTCACGCACAGCCCACTGAGAAAAGCTCAGATTCTATATTTTaacaccacagaaaaaaaaaactaaaaaaagagaaTATTTCAATCTATCCATGCAACACATCCAACGCATTAAAAAGTCTATACAAACTAACTCTCTATAGTTATGctgcatttttaaaacatattaaaagagcACCTCCTTTACACAGTGGACGGATCCACAGAGATTTATACTCTTCCAGCCTGTCAGAAGAAGCAACACCCACAGTCATATGGTAATACTCTTGAGTAAAAAACATATTCTTATATAACACAAAAACAGATTCATGTCAGACTAATGCAAATtaatattcaatttaatttaatctaaaaaGCTTTGATAAAAAAAGCAACTGTAATGATTGCTTTCTTACAGCAACAATAACTGTTAGGagaacaaatacttttttttacggcgcttttatttttcaatttattcagtaatttattaaataatttaattatatatatatatatatattttattgtttctcatttttatttcactgaaactattttttttttgtggaaagtGAAAAGTTATTTTTCTTCTAACATATGTTTTGCTGAAAGAAAGCAACTTACTACTTATACATATATCAAGTTTGCTGCAAGTGTGACAGAAGGCTACTTTCATTGTGTGACAGGATGGTTGAGAAAGGTTAACTTGGTGAGCTGATCCTTTTTGTTTGTCAATAGCACCTGGATCTCTTGATCATTTTCATCAATCCAACCCTGGTTCTTCTTTGAGGTGCAGCCAAGAACTTCTATGGACGTCTGCAGGATGGAGGTCTTTAATTGTACCCTAGTTCCTCAGGGACTACATCCTGTGCTCCTGTACATCTGTCCTCTTCAAGCTTGGATTACAATTTTGCTTGGAATTCTGTTTTCACATCGGCCGACTGAAGGCGACTGAATTTGAACTTCTTCTGGTGTGCATGCCTTTTCACTGACTTTGATTTAACTTGTAGGTTGAGTCTGCAGCGGCGAGGTGGTGATCTGATTTAAAGCTTAGATTGTcggcccgaacccgacctgacggGCCGAGagttcccaccacattcctcgggccgggtcaggtcggctccagaaaatagtctgagatgtaggcatctgttttttaattatatttttatttttaaataaagctctggtgtgataatcacaatgttgctaagtaaccaattattattgttaacaaaaACGAATATGAGCATGAGGAAATAAAATAGAAACAGGAGATatagtgtgtgagaacctttacctgagAGTAGcgcatacaccagaacacgcaaatctctctctctctctctcgcacgtgaacttgcagcactgtgtgtaatcatttaaattaaataatagttctatgcttctatgttacagtgttaattaacataattctgaacatatttcgctcattcaaacagcccgaaaacagccagtttatgggtcgggctcgggctcaaaatgacagtttatggttcgggttgggtcaggctcgggcagaacgtgcacgggcttggGCTGGGTCGGATCCAATTTTttaggcccgatctaagctctaatcggATTGGCACTCAGCGCTGGGCATCACACGGGTCTGCAAGAAATCCCTATGGTCCCGCTGTCTCACCAGGATGTAATCTTTGAGGTGAAGGTCGGGGATGCATCCATGTTGTCTTCAGGCTATTCTTTTGTTGAAAGATGGTGTTGGTAATGACAAGTTGCTGCTCTGCGCAGAATTCTAACAGGAGGTGACCATTGTCATTACAGTTTCCAACGCTGTGTCTGCCAAGATTCCCTTCCATGATTCTAAATTCCAGCCCAATCTTGCATTAAAGTCACCAAGGAGGATGACTTTATCTATAGCAGGCACCTGCAGCAGGACATTTTGCAGGTCAGAGTAGAGTTTATCCTTGTCTGCTGGATGTGCTTGGAGAGTAGGCACAATGTTATGGTTGCCTTGGAGAGGGAGATGCAGGGAAATACTGCGGTTCGAGTGACCTCTAGTTAGATCAGTGCCTAGAGCCAATGGAGCCTCTGATCATGAAGCCAACACCTGAAAGTCTCTCTGTCTTTGATTTGCCTGACCAATATAGGGTGTATCCAGCGCCATGTTCTTTCCGGCTACCCTCTTCAGCGAGGCGGACTTCACTGACCGCAGCAATGTCAAGCCAATTCAGTTCACGGGCAACTAGAGCAGATCTTCACTCTGGTCATCTACCGTCGGCTCCATTAAGCATGTGTAACCCAgactaattaataaataagtaaataagtcagtagctatttatattatttatatttaaataagttATATAAAATTGTCATGAACCAGTTGTTCGCTGTATTTTTCACCACAGTGGGCGGCAGTAGTGTTAAAGGGAGCACACAGGTCAGATATCTCCAGCTTGGTCTGAAATAAAACAgagtaaaagttaataaaagtctTAATACCTAGAAATACATACTGTGAGCTGAAAGTAGAGCCTCTGCGCCGTCTACACCGTGAAAATGAGCAGTAATATCCCTGCATTGGTAAGCAATGTATATAATCagtgctaagctaactaactaagaTGCTAATCGCTATGGGAAAGTCCCATTAATtgtgctaagctaactagctacaaTGCTAACCTCTACGGAAAATTTAATTGATATATACTGACTGTTAACTCTGTTTTAGCGATCTCAAATCCTTATATTTAGGGAAAATGGGAACTATCCCCCTGTTAGGAGGTTAGCTAAACATGTAATTTGTGAGTTGTTATCTTATTGTTTGTCATATTTCTATTGTTTCGTCGAGTATTTCTGTCGCTAAATGTAAAACATTgcagg
This genomic interval from Astyanax mexicanus isolate ESR-SI-001 chromosome 1, AstMex3_surface, whole genome shotgun sequence contains the following:
- the LOC103042647 gene encoding trace amine-associated receptor 1-like; this encodes MDSIQAQTVNITPLCYEFINGSCPKFVYPLVLKVPLYLFFSSVVILTVFGNLFVIITIFHFKQLHLSTNYLVLSLAVTDLLLGAFYMPPCMVQSVETCWYLGNLFCKIYNSSSIMLCTASIINLSLISIDRYYAVCHPLLYHSKITPFSTAVMISICWSVSIIAGFGIIFLELNILGIEEFYYENVACEGGCVLFESPAATIASAVLSFYLPGVVMLNIYVKIFRIAQNQVKSIQHLKCKNNIKSMLNKEERKATKTLAVILGVFLSLWTPFFVCYIIKPFTAYSFPPVLIDMFAWIGLMNSTCNPIVYAFFYKWFRKAFRIILSGQIFQTGSSRMNLLSH
- the LOC103042953 gene encoding trace amine-associated receptor 1-like, with amino-acid sequence MNSSHTQIDITPLCYEFVNGSCPKVVYPMFLRVLLYLFFGSVVILTIFGNLFVIITIVHFKQLHMPTNYLVLSLAVTDLLLGGFFMPPNMLHFVESCWYFGTLLCKVHSSLAIMLSTASIINLSFISIDRYYAVCHPLLYHSKITPLVTVIMIIICWSVSAAAGFGIIFLELNILGVEEFYYENIACEGGCVMFESPPATIASAILSFYFPGVVMLSIYMKIFRVAQKQAKSIQDAKCTKNNIKTMLNKEQRKATKTLAVILGVFLSLWTPFFVCYITKPFVAYSVPPVVFDTLAWIGIMNSTCNPIVYAFFYKWFRKAFRIILSGKIFQPGSSRMNLFSN